The proteins below come from a single Papaver somniferum cultivar HN1 chromosome 11, ASM357369v1, whole genome shotgun sequence genomic window:
- the LOC113320484 gene encoding F-box protein SKIP8 has translation MDDHTKPFILTSISFQVIACFFTIFCILFGFFWFNKEKKTKKKKCCDCSKKISEEEEGYKGYLNGGGEMPVRVTEGGGGGGSVSMMEQLVPEITTHALSYLDYPSLCRLSMTNSSMRKAANDDSAWKMLYHKDFTAEQDSVMPVNGWKAYYAATRAIMNINAEFFNIIRDRSVPGMGAFWLNADYVKCIHTSGEVFSGYDAVMESWQLTFNWGQGVAFQIRDVKTRVFTDIAWVTMKTYVDDPNSGPFNVTNVYEFHKGQWYLVHHHCSVILIGAEADQQNVFG, from the exons ATGGATGATCATACCAAACCCTTCATTCTCACTTCAATTTCATTCCAAGTGATAGCGTGTTTTTTCACGATTTTTTGCATTTTGTTTGGGTTTTTCTGGTTTAACAaggagaagaagacgaagaagaagaagtgctGTGATTGTAGTAagaagattagtgaagaagaagaggggtaTAAAGGGTATTTGAACGGAGGAGGGGAGATGCCAGTTAGGGTTACAgaaggtggaggaggaggagggagTGTTTCGATGATGGAACAGTTGGTGCCAGAGATTACAACTCATGCTTTGAGTTATTTGGATTATCCGAGTTTGTGTAGGCTTTCTATGACTAATTCTTCTATGAGAAAAGCTGCTAATGATGATAGTGCTTGGAAAATGCTCTACCACAAG GACTTCACAGCGGAACAGGACAGCGTGATGCCAGTAAATGGCTGGAAGGCATACTATGCTGCTACTAGAGCAATAATGAATATCAATGCTGAGTTCTTCAACATTATAAGAGATAGATCGGTTCCAGGGATGGGTGCTTTTTGGCTGAATGCAGATTATGTAAAGTGTATTCATACATCAGGAGAAGTTTTCTCAGG ATATGACGCTGTTATGGAAAGCTGGCAACTTACATTCAACTGGGGCCAAGGGGTTGCCTTCCAGATCAGGGATGTGAAGACGCGGGTATTCACAGACATAGCTTGGGTTACCATGAAAACTTATGTTGACGATCCTAATAGTGGGCCATTCAATGTGACCAATGTTTACGAGTTTCACAAAGGGCAGTGGTACTTGGTTCACCATCACTGCTCTGTGATACTAATTGGCGCAGAGGCTGATCAGCAAAACGTATTTGGATAG
- the LOC113325115 gene encoding uncharacterized protein LOC113325115 gives MVYSSLKSLFWGDDIKSYSDFVWYKDSIERYNPGSVVNFEYDGVTKQFQRFFVAFEASIAGLNNYCHPMLYIDCTFLTEKFKGGLMVACGKTGNQEIYPVAFGIVPCENCESWEWFLTNFKGIIREDRPLTIISDRGAGLLKHVHVIFPKAYHSYCLYHMKGNIPVPKGKSMQTAVKLFEECYTALTKEKFYVAAKSMRNLKLDSVIDWMIKIPFQNWEAYAFQGERFGENTSNIAESFNSVIKHEKRLPALELIDCIRSKVMEQNYKRLVESSKWNSKITPRMQARLNKRVTDFRFYKFRRSSGKVFEIISLTGNHTVDLDAKTCTCNWWQKHSFPFTHSMKAMLQIGPDEPYKYIILYYTTKFYRGFMLVLSILFSTVRGRLKLMRKVMSCLPIVVERQLEGQLLQDTEVLERKFARQ, from the exons ATGGTTTACAGTTCACTAAAGAGTCTCTTTTGGGGTGATGACATCAAGTCCTATTCAGACTTTGTTTGGTATAAAGACTCAATTGAACGTTATAATCCTGGAAGCGTCGTCAACTTTGAGTATGATGGTGTAACGAAACAGTTCCAAAGGTTTTTTGTTGCTTTCGAAGCTTCCATTGCTGGTTTGAATAATTACTGTCATCCGATGTTATATATTGATTGCACTTTTCTCACTGAGAAGTTTAAGGGAGGTCTTATGGTTGCTTGCGGGAAAACTGGTAACCAAG aGATCTATCCAGTTGCTTTTGGTATTGTACCTTGCGAAAATTGTGAGAGTTGGGAATGGTTCTTAACCAACTTTAAGGGTATTATCAGGGAAGACCGTCCACTGACCATAATATCAGACCGTGGAGCTGGCCTTTTGAAACATGTCCATGTGATCTTCCCAAAGGCTTACCATTCTTACTGTTTGTACCACATGAAAGGGAATATTCCGGTTCCAAAGGGTAAGAGCATGCAAACTGCTGTGAAGTTGTTTGAAGAGTGTTACACTGCTTTAACAAAGGAGAAGTTTTATGTTGCTGCCAAGAGTATGAGAAATCTGAAGCTTGATTCGGTGATTGATTGGATGATAAAGATTCCATTCCAGAATTGGGAAGCTTATGCTTTTCAAGGAGAAAGGTTTGGTGAGAACACATCTAACATTGCGGAGAGTTTTAACAGTGTGATTAAGCATGAAAAGCGGCTTCCAGCACTTGAGCTTATCGACTGTATTCGTTCTAAGGTAATGGAGCAGAACTACAAGAGGTTGGTGGAGTCTAGTAAGTGGAATTCAAAGATTACTCCACGGATGCAAGCTAGGCTTAACAAGAGGGTTACTGACTTCCGTTTTTACAAGTTTCGAAGATCAAGTGGTAAAGTTTTTGAGATCATTTCTCTTACTGGAAATCACACGGTCGACTTGGATGCTAAGACATGCACTTGCAATTGGTGGCAGAAGCATAGTTTCCCTTTCACCCATTCGATGAAAGCTATGTTGCAGATTGGGCCAGATGAACCTTATAAGTACATTATTCTGTATTATACCACCAAGTTCTACAGAGGCTTTATGCTCGTCCTATCTATCCTATTCTCGACAGTGAGAGGCCGCCTAAAATTAATGAGGAAGGTTATGTCTTGTCTCCCAATAGTGGTCGAGCGTCAGCTGGAAGGCCAACTACTTCAAGATACAGAGGTTCTCGAGAGAAAGTTCGCAAGACAATGA